From Bacillus sp. Bos-x628, the proteins below share one genomic window:
- a CDS encoding HDOD domain-containing protein, which produces MRVFVARQPIFNRKEQVVSYELLYRDSEINTYSAEDGDQATTDLIINSFLNIGIETLTEGKRCYINFTESLLSSDLLTYFDPHQLVIEILENVPITSALIKRCKQLKKWGYTIALDDFFLNGTHFCDKLLNELLYCIDILKIDFLKTTLEERREILSTYKKYRLRFLAEKVETRKEYEEALEAGFHLFQGYFFSEPHVISGRALSTSFHAYHQLLNELSKEQPNIQTVTHLIESDLSLSYQLLKMLNSGGMRRLYQIKSIRQAIILLGFNEIRRWIFILSFKELNVQANSSQKEIIKMSFIRAKTCELIADRTGREHPASYMLTGMFSLIDTLVRADITELVKELPLSDEVGQALLGYDNDYSIVLQVAKLIERNEWDNDIFDGDIPKQEAYACYIEAIEWCHKMFES; this is translated from the coding sequence TTGAGGGTGTTTGTTGCAAGACAGCCTATTTTTAACAGAAAAGAACAAGTCGTATCATATGAGCTGCTTTATAGAGATAGTGAAATCAATACATATAGCGCTGAAGATGGTGATCAAGCGACAACGGACCTCATTATTAACAGTTTTTTAAACATTGGCATTGAAACACTGACTGAAGGAAAACGATGCTACATTAATTTCACCGAAAGCTTGCTTTCATCTGATCTGCTTACCTACTTTGATCCACATCAGCTTGTAATTGAGATATTAGAAAATGTACCGATTACCTCGGCACTTATAAAGAGATGCAAGCAATTAAAAAAATGGGGATATACGATTGCACTCGATGATTTCTTTCTCAATGGCACTCATTTTTGTGACAAGTTGCTTAACGAGCTCCTCTATTGTATTGATATTTTAAAAATTGATTTTCTTAAAACAACATTAGAAGAACGAAGAGAAATCCTTAGTACATATAAAAAGTATCGACTTCGATTTCTCGCAGAAAAGGTTGAAACACGAAAAGAATATGAAGAAGCACTCGAAGCTGGTTTCCACCTGTTTCAAGGGTATTTCTTTAGTGAGCCTCATGTGATTTCGGGGCGGGCATTATCGACTAGCTTTCATGCGTATCATCAGCTTCTGAACGAGCTGAGCAAGGAGCAGCCCAATATACAGACAGTGACACATTTGATAGAAAGTGATCTTTCACTATCATATCAATTATTAAAAATGCTGAATTCAGGCGGCATGAGAAGGCTTTATCAAATTAAGAGTATCAGACAGGCGATTATTTTGCTTGGTTTTAATGAGATCCGGCGCTGGATCTTTATCCTTTCCTTTAAAGAGCTCAATGTACAAGCCAACTCAAGTCAAAAAGAAATAATCAAAATGTCATTCATTCGCGCTAAAACGTGTGAATTAATTGCCGATCGTACGGGAAGAGAGCATCCCGCATCTTATATGCTGACAGGCATGTTCTCACTGATTGATACGCTAGTGAGGGCAGACATTACGGAGCTTGTCAAAGAGCTTCCACTCTCTGATGAGGTTGGACAGGCTTTGCTAGGCTATGATAATGACTATTCCATTGTCCTGCAAGTTGCCAAGCTGATTGAACGAAATGAGTGGGATAATGACATTTTTGATGGAGATATTCCTAAGCAAGAAGCTTATGCCTGTTATATAGAAGCCATTGAATGGTGTCATAAAATGTTTGAATCATAA
- a CDS encoding inner spore coat protein — protein sequence MTFPLADAHSFQRAAKESTRLVEDATLITRQIASSLSFAQRIMQAAEQSDTTSVIRLLKQIGVKSNIDIRFSPEGIRIYLSLSSSRLFLLLRWGT from the coding sequence ATGACCTTTCCTCTAGCTGATGCCCACTCCTTTCAAAGAGCTGCAAAGGAATCCACTCGGCTCGTCGAGGACGCAACATTGATTACACGCCAGATTGCGAGCTCTCTTTCGTTTGCACAGCGGATCATGCAGGCTGCTGAACAATCTGATACGACAAGTGTCATACGATTGCTGAAACAAATCGGTGTAAAAAGCAATATTGATATTCGCTTTAGTCCCGAAGGCATTCGTATATATTTATCCCTGTCTTCAAGCAGACTTTTTCTGCTACTGCGGTGGGGAACATAA
- the degQ gene encoding degradation enzyme regulation protein DegQ, translating into MEKYEIEELKQLLWKLENEIRETTASLHNINKSIDQYDKYEYVKIS; encoded by the coding sequence ATGGAAAAGTATGAAATCGAAGAACTTAAACAACTATTATGGAAACTTGAAAACGAAATCAGAGAAACAACGGCTTCTCTTCATAACATTAACAAAAGCATTGATCAATACGACAAATATGAATATGTGAAAATTTCTTAA
- a CDS encoding polyprenyl synthetase family protein, which yields MLNYLENTKIKQNMSDFIQHAVRHHDLQKLLLEFTDIKNEFPFAQLAYQHYEAFGGQDKQAITKLAAGIELLILSADILDDIEDQDNDSYPWMNIDQGIAINASAYLYTKSIQFIISICENNSQLNERLFNLIMMSMEGQHEDLRYENRTEEECLEVLHKKSGSLTALSSVLGVYLATGEINSTVESYSKYFGVAAQISNDFFALFSEKNGDFKKTQTLAFSYLNRHFNAASHELLDFFSDKTNDSCKQSFQLKPKLLEAGLTQYMVSMREIMLLKMRQEIEQLDLPKTKKEQLYAFMTKE from the coding sequence ATGCTAAACTATCTAGAGAACACAAAAATCAAGCAGAATATGTCTGATTTTATTCAACATGCAGTCAGGCATCATGATTTACAAAAGCTGCTTCTAGAATTTACTGATATAAAGAATGAATTTCCTTTTGCTCAATTGGCTTATCAACATTATGAGGCATTTGGCGGACAAGATAAGCAAGCGATTACAAAACTTGCAGCAGGAATTGAACTTCTCATTTTATCAGCCGATATATTAGATGATATTGAAGATCAGGACAATGATTCATATCCTTGGATGAACATTGATCAAGGGATTGCCATCAATGCTTCCGCCTATTTGTATACGAAGAGTATCCAATTCATCATATCAATATGTGAAAATAATTCTCAATTAAATGAGAGATTGTTCAACCTGATCATGATGTCAATGGAAGGACAGCATGAGGATTTACGTTATGAGAATAGAACGGAAGAAGAATGTCTAGAAGTTCTGCATAAAAAATCCGGATCATTAACAGCCTTGTCTAGTGTACTAGGTGTTTATTTAGCGACAGGAGAAATCAATTCAACTGTTGAATCTTATTCAAAGTATTTCGGTGTTGCTGCACAGATCAGTAACGATTTTTTTGCGCTCTTCTCTGAGAAAAACGGAGATTTTAAAAAAACACAGACATTGGCATTTAGTTATCTGAATAGACATTTTAACGCTGCTAGTCATGAACTTCTCGACTTTTTTTCAGATAAGACAAATGATTCTTGTAAACAATCATTTCAACTGAAACCGAAATTGCTTGAAGCAGGATTAACCCAGTACATGGTTTCAATGAGAGAAATTATGCTATTAAAAATGAGGCAAGAGATTGAACAACTTGATTTACCTAAAACAAAGAAAGAACAATTATACGCCTTTATGACAAAGGAGTGA
- the comX gene encoding competence pheromone ComX, with product MNVQNIIAYLMKNPNVINELKLGNASLIHVDVQTTTAIIQGVEKGHMNAKYIWEY from the coding sequence TTGAATGTTCAAAATATTATTGCGTATTTAATGAAAAACCCAAATGTTATCAATGAATTAAAATTAGGAAATGCAAGTTTGATTCATGTCGACGTACAAACAACAACAGCCATTATACAAGGTGTTGAAAAAGGGCATATGAATGCAAAGTACATTTGGGAGTATTAA
- a CDS encoding ATP-binding protein yields MKLTYTKLSALFVFLSFLFVIYISYIYVFDIFNGARVAKNENGQAEVVNVEYLSLAYTSGLKKGDIILKINGESNLTKDHMINGKLKNVQRIDIKRGNQIISLKNKTLIGRESLFIYLIPLVLYSICLFCIFFIIRINKETQRKSAFLLVLFLLSICIGYLSAGTSGIGDKFSRYVLLFCLSGVPILYIHFIYQYFKEFDVHITNRKVIRCLYMIPVFNLLIHSGVPVTSDLRRFVPSVSLMFFFGTVLTALYLIFRGLKKYKETDHGSILKFFAIINILSFCPFIFFFVFPYVFFHKYVIDPFILTSVVLLIPFSLVYQFMTNKLYNMDFLISRLRYYGFLAITPTIFVVVTFYILQKPEDLKYTLKLALIIYALMLAVFYFKEILDFRFRLKRFSEKHNYQDSVFKFTQLIREASALNQVLHHLKNTILEVLIVSKAFVLEIKANGQIEEIDESTDDSMLWKDYVDQFQDTLDEVGKIIELDKGFMMKIGERGGHSFVICCLSNLKTPKLTRDEISWLKTLAFYTSVSLENVVKIEELMEHLEDLKQREANPAWLKKIMFAMEEKQRSDLARDLHDSVLQDLISLKRQSEMFLTNFQNDQCPISIEDSLISWNEQMSKVIQTTRETCHELRPQLLYDLGLVKAISKLTSQIQEEAPFHIRLNTTRFDNEMDIDIDSQLNIYRIVQELLSNALKHSKANQVLIMLICIKDQVVLHYEDDGVGFDSSQLDQHTMSMGLSGIRERVKALNGKLHIQTAPDKGLKVKIEMEL; encoded by the coding sequence ATGAAGCTTACTTATACGAAATTGTCTGCTTTGTTTGTTTTTCTGTCTTTTTTATTTGTGATCTATATTTCATATATCTATGTATTTGATATTTTTAATGGAGCGCGCGTAGCAAAGAATGAGAATGGTCAAGCGGAAGTTGTGAATGTTGAGTACCTCTCTTTGGCCTATACATCAGGCTTAAAAAAAGGAGATATTATTCTCAAGATAAACGGTGAATCTAATCTTACTAAAGATCACATGATCAACGGCAAGCTAAAAAATGTACAAAGAATCGATATTAAAAGAGGCAATCAAATCATTTCATTAAAAAATAAGACATTGATTGGTCGAGAAAGTTTATTTATCTATTTGATTCCTCTTGTTTTGTATTCAATCTGCTTATTTTGTATTTTCTTTATTATTAGGATTAACAAAGAAACACAACGGAAATCTGCATTTCTTCTAGTCTTATTCTTATTATCGATTTGTATTGGGTACCTTAGTGCAGGTACTTCAGGAATTGGGGATAAATTTAGTCGTTATGTGCTATTATTTTGCTTATCAGGCGTGCCCATCTTATATATTCACTTTATCTATCAATATTTCAAAGAATTTGATGTGCATATTACAAATCGAAAAGTGATACGGTGTTTATATATGATCCCCGTCTTTAACTTATTGATACATAGCGGGGTTCCAGTGACATCAGATTTGAGAAGATTTGTTCCGAGTGTAAGTCTCATGTTTTTTTTCGGAACAGTATTAACAGCACTTTATTTAATCTTCAGAGGTCTGAAAAAGTATAAAGAAACAGATCATGGTTCTATTTTGAAGTTTTTTGCCATAATTAATATTCTGTCGTTTTGCCCGTTTATTTTCTTTTTTGTCTTCCCTTATGTATTTTTTCATAAGTATGTGATAGATCCATTTATCTTGACTTCTGTTGTTTTGCTTATACCCTTTTCACTCGTTTATCAATTTATGACGAATAAACTTTATAATATGGACTTTCTGATCAGTAGATTGAGATACTACGGCTTTTTAGCGATTACACCTACCATTTTTGTTGTCGTGACTTTTTATATTTTACAGAAGCCTGAAGATCTCAAGTACACACTAAAGCTTGCATTGATCATTTATGCTCTCATGCTAGCCGTTTTCTACTTCAAAGAAATCCTAGATTTTCGCTTTCGTCTGAAGCGCTTTTCAGAAAAGCACAATTATCAGGATAGTGTGTTTAAGTTTACTCAGCTCATTCGAGAGGCTTCTGCGCTCAATCAGGTATTGCATCACTTAAAAAACACGATTTTAGAAGTGCTGATTGTCAGTAAGGCATTTGTGCTTGAGATCAAGGCAAATGGACAGATTGAAGAGATTGATGAGTCAACAGATGACAGTATGTTATGGAAAGATTACGTCGATCAATTTCAAGACACGTTAGATGAGGTAGGGAAAATCATTGAGCTTGACAAAGGTTTTATGATGAAAATTGGAGAACGGGGCGGTCACTCGTTTGTGATTTGCTGTTTATCAAATTTAAAGACACCGAAGCTGACACGTGATGAAATTTCTTGGCTGAAAACATTGGCATTTTACACAAGTGTCAGTTTAGAAAACGTTGTGAAGATCGAGGAACTGATGGAGCATCTTGAAGACTTGAAACAGCGTGAAGCAAACCCTGCTTGGCTAAAAAAGATCATGTTTGCGATGGAAGAAAAGCAGCGTTCAGATTTAGCCAGGGATCTTCATGATTCGGTTCTTCAGGATTTAATTTCTTTGAAAAGACAGTCAGAAATGTTTTTAACAAATTTTCAAAACGATCAATGCCCAATATCTATAGAAGACTCGCTGATCTCATGGAATGAACAAATGTCTAAGGTGATCCAAACGACAAGAGAAACGTGTCATGAACTTCGGCCGCAATTGCTTTATGATTTAGGTTTAGTGAAGGCGATATCGAAGCTGACTTCGCAAATTCAAGAGGAAGCACCGTTTCATATTAGGCTGAATACAACACGCTTTGATAATGAAATGGACATTGATATTGATTCACAACTGAATATTTATCGGATCGTTCAGGAGCTATTATCCAATGCGTTGAAGCATTCTAAAGCCAATCAAGTTTTAATTATGCTCATTTGTATTAAAGATCAGGTCGTCCTTCATTATGAGGATGACGGAGTTGGTTTTGATTCAAGTCAGCTTGATCAGCATACAATGAGCATGGGGCTCTCTGGAATAAGGGAGAGAGTGAAGGCGTTAAATGGGAAGCTTCACATTCAGACAGCTCCAGATAAAGGTCTCAAGGTGAAAATTGAAATGGAATTGTAA
- a CDS encoding response regulator transcription factor — translation MKKILVIDDHPAVMEGTKSILESDQHLSVDCLSPDAEAAFLKTHDFSIYDVILMDLNLGDINGMDIAKQILETNEQVKIIIYTGYEVDDYFEEAIRAGLHGAISKTETKDKIIEYIHRTLQGEVVIQLSYLRKLISQQQEKPEQAQQTDHDLLTERECLILREVEKGYTNQEIADVLHLSKRSIEYSLTSIFNKLNVGSRTEAVLIAKSENVL, via the coding sequence ATGAAGAAGATATTGGTCATTGATGATCATCCGGCTGTCATGGAAGGGACAAAAAGCATATTAGAATCAGATCAGCACCTATCAGTCGATTGTTTAAGTCCTGATGCAGAAGCCGCCTTTTTAAAAACGCATGATTTTTCCATCTATGATGTGATTTTGATGGATTTAAACCTCGGTGATATCAATGGAATGGACATTGCGAAACAAATTCTCGAAACAAATGAGCAAGTGAAAATTATCATTTATACAGGCTATGAAGTGGATGATTATTTTGAAGAGGCCATTCGAGCTGGATTGCACGGTGCAATTAGTAAAACAGAGACAAAAGACAAGATTATTGAATACATACATCGTACATTGCAAGGAGAAGTTGTCATTCAGCTATCCTATTTAAGAAAATTAATCTCACAGCAACAAGAAAAACCAGAACAGGCGCAGCAGACAGATCATGATCTGTTAACAGAGCGGGAATGTTTGATTCTTCGTGAAGTGGAAAAAGGCTACACCAACCAAGAAATTGCCGATGTGCTTCATTTGAGCAAACGCTCGATTGAATACAGTTTGACATCCATCTTTAATAAGCTGAATGTTGGATCACGAACAGAAGCTGTGTTAATTGCAAAATCTGAAAATGTGCTGTAA
- a CDS encoding hotdog fold thioesterase: MDVSVSNTLLEALGIEIVECNQSRCIATMPVDHRTKQPFGLLHGGASAALAETVASMGAAAHLDLTQKVCSGIEINANHLKSVRDGVVTATAVPVHVGQRTMVFQIDIKDDRDRHICTSRCTLAVIDRI; encoded by the coding sequence ATGGATGTGAGTGTGTCGAATACACTGCTTGAGGCGCTTGGCATTGAGATTGTTGAATGCAATCAATCACGTTGCATTGCGACAATGCCAGTCGATCACCGAACAAAACAGCCATTTGGATTACTGCACGGAGGCGCATCTGCTGCTCTGGCAGAAACGGTTGCGAGCATGGGAGCTGCTGCTCATTTAGATTTAACTCAAAAGGTCTGCTCTGGCATTGAAATCAATGCCAATCATTTAAAGTCTGTACGTGATGGAGTGGTGACAGCGACAGCTGTTCCTGTTCATGTAGGGCAGCGTACTATGGTATTTCAAATCGATATAAAAGATGATCGAGATCGGCACATTTGTACATCAAGATGCACACTTGCTGTCATTGATCGTATATAA
- the mnhG gene encoding monovalent cation/H(+) antiporter subunit G has protein sequence MIVIAKAIVIFLILLGAILCLISAIGVLRLPDVYTRMHAASKASTLGVVLILIGVFFHEWFLAGIISAKILLGIAFIFLTAPVGAHLIGRAAYNTGVKLDKRSVQDDYDGFRNFVIKRKEDSYL, from the coding sequence ATGATCGTCATCGCTAAAGCGATTGTCATCTTCTTGATCCTGCTCGGTGCAATACTTTGTCTGATCTCAGCCATTGGTGTGCTTCGATTACCAGATGTCTATACACGGATGCATGCGGCATCCAAAGCATCAACACTTGGCGTTGTGCTGATTTTAATTGGTGTGTTTTTTCACGAATGGTTTCTTGCAGGTATCATCTCTGCAAAAATCTTATTAGGGATTGCCTTTATCTTTCTGACAGCCCCAGTCGGTGCTCACTTAATCGGAAGAGCCGCTTACAATACAGGGGTTAAACTGGATAAACGAAGTGTCCAAGATGACTATGACGGTTTTCGTAACTTCGTGATTAAGCGAAAAGAAGATTCTTATTTATAA
- a CDS encoding Na(+)/H(+) antiporter subunit F1 produces the protein MGIFLQISLGILALSTLLFVIRVIKGPSIPDRVSALDAIGINLIGMTAIVSVLLRTTTFFEIILLLGILAFIGTVAFSKFLEKGEVIENDRHR, from the coding sequence ATGGGGATTTTTTTGCAAATTTCACTTGGCATCTTAGCGTTGTCTACCTTGCTTTTTGTCATACGGGTGATCAAAGGACCTTCTATCCCTGACCGCGTGAGTGCACTTGATGCGATAGGAATCAATTTAATCGGGATGACAGCCATTGTTTCTGTATTGCTCAGAACAACAACGTTCTTTGAAATTATTTTACTGCTCGGTATCCTCGCATTTATTGGCACTGTCGCTTTTTCTAAATTCCTTGAGAAAGGGGAAGTGATTGAAAATGATCGTCATCGCTAA
- a CDS encoding Na+/H+ antiporter subunit E: MAFQILLNALLAFTWMLMNDTYTAAGFVSGFILGMVAIFMLRRFFPQRFYGYALYAIFKLVVIFIRELLLANLSVLKTILSPKLQIKPGIFAFRTDLKNDWEITVLANLITLTPGTLVIDISDDRSILYIHAMDIEDAEKAIHDIRVSFEKAIKEVSGK, encoded by the coding sequence ATGGCCTTTCAAATTTTACTCAATGCTCTCCTTGCCTTTACATGGATGTTAATGAATGATACCTACACAGCCGCAGGATTTGTTTCAGGCTTTATACTAGGGATGGTCGCCATTTTTATGTTGCGGCGATTCTTCCCCCAACGTTTTTATGGCTATGCACTTTATGCCATTTTCAAGCTCGTTGTGATTTTTATTCGAGAGCTACTACTTGCCAATTTAAGTGTACTAAAAACAATATTATCTCCGAAGCTTCAAATCAAGCCAGGCATTTTCGCCTTTCGTACGGACTTGAAAAATGATTGGGAAATCACTGTGCTCGCCAATTTAATTACACTGACACCAGGTACACTGGTCATTGATATATCTGATGATCGATCCATTTTATACATTCATGCGATGGATATTGAAGATGCTGAAAAGGCCATTCATGATATCCGTGTATCATTCGAGAAAGCCATCAAGGAGGTGAGCGGTAAATAA
- a CDS encoding Na+/H+ antiporter subunit D gives MNNLVILPILIPLLSATLLIFMNQNIMLSRGFSVIASLSAMICNLYLVQTIFTNGIQTLFLGGWKAPFGIALVADQFAALLVLTASVIGFVTVLFSFQTIGKERERLFYYSGVQFLLAGVSGAFLTGDIFNLFVFFELLLMASYMLIVLGSSKPQLRESLKYIVFNIISSALFIVGVACLYAVTGTLNMADLSMKITESGQTGLITVISVLFLIVFGLKAGIFPLYFWLPGSYHAPPAAISALFGALLTKVGLYAIARVFTLIFIHDTEFTHALMAWLAALTVIFGVIGSVAYSDVQKIVIYNIVTAVGVILFGIAANTPASIQGTIYYLIHDMVMKGALFMLAGALFVYAGTNNLKKMGGLMQTKPLLGWMFFLSALSLAGIPPLSGFVGKLKIVEGGFTAGHMTFAILVLLSSLLVLYSVMRIFMLAFWGEEQELPVRRKPSIKGMVYPGVLLVALSLAIGLGTEFIAPYINQAAEMLLTPEKYIQAVLKE, from the coding sequence ATGAATAATCTCGTGATCTTACCTATTTTGATTCCGTTACTATCGGCTACACTATTAATCTTTATGAATCAAAATATCATGCTGTCGAGAGGTTTTAGTGTTATTGCATCTCTTTCAGCGATGATTTGTAATCTATACTTGGTTCAGACAATTTTCACAAATGGAATACAAACACTTTTTTTAGGCGGGTGGAAAGCACCCTTTGGCATCGCCCTTGTGGCCGACCAGTTTGCTGCGCTACTCGTTTTGACCGCTTCTGTTATTGGATTTGTGACCGTTCTCTTTTCTTTCCAAACGATTGGGAAAGAAAGAGAGCGACTGTTCTATTATTCAGGCGTTCAATTCTTATTGGCTGGCGTCAGCGGTGCCTTTTTAACAGGAGATATTTTCAACCTGTTTGTTTTCTTCGAATTACTGCTGATGGCATCTTACATGCTCATTGTATTAGGCAGCTCAAAGCCCCAGCTTCGAGAGTCACTGAAATATATCGTGTTTAACATCATTTCATCTGCGTTATTTATTGTCGGTGTTGCTTGTTTGTATGCAGTCACTGGAACACTAAATATGGCCGATTTAAGTATGAAAATAACAGAGTCAGGGCAAACAGGTCTGATCACGGTCATTTCAGTTCTGTTCCTCATTGTTTTCGGCTTAAAAGCTGGTATTTTCCCGCTTTATTTCTGGTTGCCTGGTTCATATCATGCGCCGCCAGCAGCTATTTCGGCTTTATTTGGCGCGCTGCTGACAAAGGTGGGCTTATACGCCATTGCAAGAGTATTTACCTTGATCTTTATTCATGATACCGAATTCACACATGCACTGATGGCTTGGCTGGCCGCACTTACTGTCATTTTCGGTGTGATTGGTTCGGTTGCCTACTCTGATGTACAAAAAATTGTGATCTATAACATTGTCACAGCCGTTGGAGTCATTCTATTTGGTATTGCTGCCAATACACCAGCATCGATTCAAGGGACGATTTATTATCTCATTCACGATATGGTAATGAAAGGTGCTTTATTTATGCTGGCAGGTGCATTGTTTGTGTATGCTGGTACAAACAATCTAAAGAAAATGGGCGGGCTGATGCAAACAAAACCTCTCCTTGGATGGATGTTCTTTCTTTCAGCCTTATCATTAGCAGGTATCCCGCCACTTAGTGGGTTTGTTGGCAAACTAAAAATTGTCGAAGGCGGATTTACAGCCGGACACATGACCTTTGCCATTCTGGTCTTACTTTCCAGTCTTCTTGTCCTTTATTCTGTGATGAGAATTTTCATGCTCGCTTTTTGGGGTGAGGAACAGGAGCTGCCTGTCAGAAGAAAGCCATCTATAAAAGGAATGGTGTATCCCGGAGTGCTTCTTGTTGCCTTATCACTTGCGATTGGATTAGGCACGGAATTCATTGCACCTTATATCAATCAAGCTGCTGAAATGCTTTTAACACCAGAAAAATATATTCAAGCTGTGCTGAAGGAGTAG
- a CDS encoding Na(+)/H(+) antiporter subunit C translates to MEFLMSIIVGIIFMAATYLMLSKSLLRVIVGTAVLSHGVHLLLLTMGGLKKGAPPILKEGLTSYVDPLPQALILTAIVIAFGVTSFLLVLAFRAFQELRTDDMDQMRGNDQHE, encoded by the coding sequence ATGGAATTTCTAATGTCTATTATCGTCGGAATTATCTTTATGGCGGCGACCTATTTAATGCTCTCAAAAAGCCTTCTACGGGTCATCGTCGGTACGGCCGTTTTGAGTCACGGCGTCCATTTGCTCTTATTAACCATGGGCGGTTTAAAGAAAGGAGCACCGCCTATTTTAAAAGAGGGGCTCACATCCTATGTAGATCCATTACCACAAGCATTAATCTTAACTGCAATTGTCATTGCTTTTGGTGTGACATCTTTTTTACTCGTGTTGGCCTTCCGTGCCTTCCAAGAACTGCGAACAGATGACATGGATCAAATGAGAGGAAATGATCAGCATGAATAA
- a CDS encoding Na(+)/H(+) antiporter subunit B, giving the protein MRKIDTNDMLLQVTTKITAFIILLFSLHLFLAGHNNPGGGFIGGLMSAGAVVLLLLAYDLKTVRRILPFNFIYVAGTGLLVAILTGMGSFLFGAPFLSHTFDYFQLPLLGKTELATAVLFDIGVYLVVVGVTMTIIQTIGEKE; this is encoded by the coding sequence ATGAGAAAAATTGATACGAATGATATGCTCTTACAGGTCACAACAAAAATCACAGCATTCATCATCTTGCTTTTCTCGCTCCACCTGTTTCTTGCAGGGCATAACAATCCTGGCGGAGGTTTTATCGGCGGACTGATGAGTGCTGGCGCTGTCGTTCTGCTGCTCTTAGCCTATGACCTGAAAACAGTAAGACGCATCCTTCCGTTTAACTTTATTTATGTAGCAGGCACAGGACTGCTCGTTGCGATCTTAACTGGAATGGGATCTTTCCTATTCGGTGCACCTTTTCTATCCCATACATTTGATTATTTTCAATTGCCGCTTTTAGGGAAAACAGAACTGGCTACAGCCGTACTGTTTGATATCGGTGTATATCTGGTTGTTGTCGGTGTCACCATGACCATTATTCAAACGATTGGGGAGAAGGAATAA